One Labeo rohita strain BAU-BD-2019 chromosome 12, IGBB_LRoh.1.0, whole genome shotgun sequence genomic region harbors:
- the mapta gene encoding microtubule-associated protein tau isoform X12 gives MDQQHDLLSSSPNSHTAHYNSGDTMATSLSGMTINDHHHGNQFHKENGIAVGLVRPGDCPMKVRGLYFPSLQPSLVHTFSPFALPVMPHTRRKHCSEHLPPINSRYCNGTAEKEFSEDRVDVELSNAEGTSSPEEKQCESPQDSRQEEKEDQSQPAVASAGGMASAALAAGFSSDGYDQHSDWSGVDHQGVLEQDEDLLRSSWSGRPIHSHHRRTAVSPDRTRSLSLENEPPVTFLVRSAALEDLTSVGERIAEARAPYSETLKEEEELSFYGNESHVQEEKLPAWASRALAEHAPLETKEHSFTKTVPQEHMESLGEAQENVDATLSGVNHNVNGEDAKKTEATPPSTSTIGSPKGVHVSPARKSMVPVAQFKAQSKTNGDAEKRTPKTPNSKVRPSSHKTPSSIPKKTLASSSRSPSVPATSSGPKESRARAPSSSRPHAAGTKIPAMTAAAKNGKDSPKTPETSGHSSPGTPKSPASKAAGGKPPSAGNEIKKVAVIRSTPKSPKNRSPTSLSAAAPLPDLKNVRSKVGSTDNLKHQPGGGRVQILDQKVDFSNVQSKCGSKSNLKHVPGGGNVQIFDQKLDFSNVPSKCGSKDNMKHAPGGGNMEIKTNQAPCHSLLT, from the exons ATGGACCAGCAGCACGATTTATTGAGCTCCTCGCCCAATAGCCACACAGCTCACTACAACTCTGGCGATACCATGGCAACCTCTCTTTCTGGAATGACCATCAACGATCATCACCATGGCAACCAGTTCCATAAGGAGAATGGAATTGCGGTGGGGCTCGTGAGACCGGGGGACTGTCCAATGAAAG TGCGTGGCTTATATTTCCCTAGTTTACAGCCTTCACTAGTGCACACTTTCTCCCCGTTTGCTCTTCCTGTAATGCCACACACAAGGAGGAAACACTGCTCAGAGCATCTGCCGCCAATAAATAGCAGATACTGCAATGGCACAGCAGAGA AGGAGTTTTCAGAAGATCGGGTGGATGTTGAGCTCAGTAATGCTGAAGGCACCTCCTCTCCTGAGGAGAAACAGTGTG AAAGCCCCCAGGATTCAAGACAGGAAGAGAAAGAAGATCAGTCCCAGCCTGCTGTGGCGAGCG CTGGTGGAATGGCGTCTGCAg CTTTAGCAGCAGGGTTTTCATCAGATGGTTATGATCAGCACTCGGACTGGAGTGGTGTAGACCACCAGGGAGTACTAGAGCAGGACGAAGACCTCCTAAGAAGCAGCTGGTCTGGACGGCCGATCCATTCCCATCATCGACGGACAGCCGTCAGTCCGGACCGCACCAGGAGCCTGTCTCTGGAGAATGAGCCACCTGTGACTTTCCTGGTCCGCAGCGCCGCCCTGGAAGACCTGACGTCCGTCGGAGAGAGGATCGCAGAAGCCAGGGCTCCCTACAGCGAAACTCTAAAGGAAGAGGAAGAACTGTCTTTTTACGGCAACGAGAGCCATGTTCAAGAAGAAAAACTTCCAGCGTGGGCCAGCAGGGCTCTCGCTGAACATGCACCTTTGGAAACCAAAGAGCATAGTTTTACAAAAACTGTACCTCAGGAACACATGGAATCACTGGGCGAAGCACAGGAGAACGTTGATGCTACATTATCAGGGGTTAATCACAACGTGAATGGCGAAGATGCCAAAAAGACAGAAGCCACTCCTCCCTCTACAAGCACAATTGGCTCTCCAAAAGGTGTCCACGTCTCCCCGGCAAGAAAATCCATGGTGCCGGTGGCTCAGTTCAAAG CTCAATCCAAGACCAATGGTGATGCTGAGAAGAGG ACCCCTAAAACCCCCAACAGTAAAGTCAGACCCTCCTCCCATAAAACACCTTCCTCTATCCCGAAAAAGACCTTGGCCTCCTCTAGTAGATCTCCATCAGTACCTGCCACCAGTTCTGGGCCCAAAGAATCCAGGGCAAGA GCTCCTAGTAGCAGTAGACCTCATGCTGCCGGTACAAAGATTCCTGCCATGACTGCTGCTGCCAAAAATGGAAAAG ACTCTCCTAAGACCCCAGAGACCAGCGGGCACAGCAGCCCTGGGACTCCCAAATCCCCTGCCAGCAAGGCTGCGGGTGGCAAGCCTCCAAGCGCAGGAAATGAAATCAAGAAGGTCGCAGTGATTCGCTCGACCCCTAAATCTCCGAAGAACCGCTCACCCACATCACTGTCGGCCGCTGCCCCCCTTCCCGATCTGAAGAACGTACGATCCAAAGTCGGCTCCACTGACAACTTGAAGCATCAGCCTGGAGGCGGCCGG GTACAAATTCTTGATCAGAAGGTGGATTTCAGTAATGTTCAGTCTAAGTGCGGCTCCAAATCCAACCTCAAGCATGTACCAGGAGGTGGAAAT GTGCAAATTTTTGATCAGAAGTTGGACTTTAGTAATGTCCCTTCTAAGTGTGGCTCCAAAGACAATATGAAACACGCACCCGGAGGTGGCAAT ATGGAAATCAAGACTAATCAAGCTCCCTGCCATTCCTTACTGACTTGA
- the mapta gene encoding microtubule-associated protein tau isoform X11: protein MDQQHDLLSSSPNSHTAHYNSGDTMATSLSGMTINDHHHGNQFHKENGIAVGLVRPGDCPMKVRGLYFPSLQPSLVHTFSPFALPVMPHTRRKHCSEHLPPINSRYCNGTAEKEFSEDRVDVELSNAEGTSSPEEKQCESPQDSRQEEKEDQSQPAVASAGGMASAALAAGFSSDGYDQHSDWSGVDHQGVLEQDEDLLRSSWSGRPIHSHHRRTAVSPDRTRSLSLENEPPVTFLVRSAALEDLTSVGERIAEARAPYSETLKEEEELSFYGNESHVQEEKLPAWASRALAEHAPLETKEHSFTKTVPQEHMESLGEAQENVDATLSGVNHNVNGEDAKKTEATPPSTSTIGSPKGVHVSPARKSMVPVAQFKAQSKTNGDAEKRTPKTPNSKVRPSSHKTPSSIPKKTLASSSRSPSVPATSSGPKESRARAPSSSRPHAAGTKIPAMTAAAKNGKDSPKTPETSGHSSPGTPKSPASKAAGGKPPSAGNEIKKVAVIRSTPKSPKNRSPTSLSAAAPLPDLKNVRSKVGSTDNLKHQPGGGRVQILDQKVDFSNVQSKCGSKSNLKHVPGGGNVQIFDQKLDFSNVPSKCGSKDNMKHAPGGGNVSYVGVKKRNHPDPVHS, encoded by the exons ATGGACCAGCAGCACGATTTATTGAGCTCCTCGCCCAATAGCCACACAGCTCACTACAACTCTGGCGATACCATGGCAACCTCTCTTTCTGGAATGACCATCAACGATCATCACCATGGCAACCAGTTCCATAAGGAGAATGGAATTGCGGTGGGGCTCGTGAGACCGGGGGACTGTCCAATGAAAG TGCGTGGCTTATATTTCCCTAGTTTACAGCCTTCACTAGTGCACACTTTCTCCCCGTTTGCTCTTCCTGTAATGCCACACACAAGGAGGAAACACTGCTCAGAGCATCTGCCGCCAATAAATAGCAGATACTGCAATGGCACAGCAGAGA AGGAGTTTTCAGAAGATCGGGTGGATGTTGAGCTCAGTAATGCTGAAGGCACCTCCTCTCCTGAGGAGAAACAGTGTG AAAGCCCCCAGGATTCAAGACAGGAAGAGAAAGAAGATCAGTCCCAGCCTGCTGTGGCGAGCG CTGGTGGAATGGCGTCTGCAg CTTTAGCAGCAGGGTTTTCATCAGATGGTTATGATCAGCACTCGGACTGGAGTGGTGTAGACCACCAGGGAGTACTAGAGCAGGACGAAGACCTCCTAAGAAGCAGCTGGTCTGGACGGCCGATCCATTCCCATCATCGACGGACAGCCGTCAGTCCGGACCGCACCAGGAGCCTGTCTCTGGAGAATGAGCCACCTGTGACTTTCCTGGTCCGCAGCGCCGCCCTGGAAGACCTGACGTCCGTCGGAGAGAGGATCGCAGAAGCCAGGGCTCCCTACAGCGAAACTCTAAAGGAAGAGGAAGAACTGTCTTTTTACGGCAACGAGAGCCATGTTCAAGAAGAAAAACTTCCAGCGTGGGCCAGCAGGGCTCTCGCTGAACATGCACCTTTGGAAACCAAAGAGCATAGTTTTACAAAAACTGTACCTCAGGAACACATGGAATCACTGGGCGAAGCACAGGAGAACGTTGATGCTACATTATCAGGGGTTAATCACAACGTGAATGGCGAAGATGCCAAAAAGACAGAAGCCACTCCTCCCTCTACAAGCACAATTGGCTCTCCAAAAGGTGTCCACGTCTCCCCGGCAAGAAAATCCATGGTGCCGGTGGCTCAGTTCAAAG CTCAATCCAAGACCAATGGTGATGCTGAGAAGAGG ACCCCTAAAACCCCCAACAGTAAAGTCAGACCCTCCTCCCATAAAACACCTTCCTCTATCCCGAAAAAGACCTTGGCCTCCTCTAGTAGATCTCCATCAGTACCTGCCACCAGTTCTGGGCCCAAAGAATCCAGGGCAAGA GCTCCTAGTAGCAGTAGACCTCATGCTGCCGGTACAAAGATTCCTGCCATGACTGCTGCTGCCAAAAATGGAAAAG ACTCTCCTAAGACCCCAGAGACCAGCGGGCACAGCAGCCCTGGGACTCCCAAATCCCCTGCCAGCAAGGCTGCGGGTGGCAAGCCTCCAAGCGCAGGAAATGAAATCAAGAAGGTCGCAGTGATTCGCTCGACCCCTAAATCTCCGAAGAACCGCTCACCCACATCACTGTCGGCCGCTGCCCCCCTTCCCGATCTGAAGAACGTACGATCCAAAGTCGGCTCCACTGACAACTTGAAGCATCAGCCTGGAGGCGGCCGG GTACAAATTCTTGATCAGAAGGTGGATTTCAGTAATGTTCAGTCTAAGTGCGGCTCCAAATCCAACCTCAAGCATGTACCAGGAGGTGGAAAT GTGCAAATTTTTGATCAGAAGTTGGACTTTAGTAATGTCCCTTCTAAGTGTGGCTCCAAAGACAATATGAAACACGCACCCGGAGGTGGCAATGTAAGTTACGTCggggtaaaaaaaagaaatcatccAGACCCGGTTCACTCCTAA